The Sphingobium yanoikuyae genome contains a region encoding:
- a CDS encoding TrbC/VirB2 family protein, whose amino-acid sequence MQQVLKHGGRVELAILVIAALAFALLMFAGPAFAGADTTFDTALTKFTDFLEGSGGKIITVLSLAGGVVALASGRFSMGQIAIPVGVGVGAGTGVPIVTSTVTATI is encoded by the coding sequence ATGCAACAGGTACTGAAGCATGGCGGGCGGGTAGAGCTTGCGATCCTCGTGATCGCGGCGCTGGCCTTCGCGCTGCTCATGTTCGCCGGACCGGCCTTCGCCGGCGCCGACACCACCTTCGACACCGCGCTCACCAAGTTCACCGACTTCCTCGAGGGATCAGGCGGCAAGATCATCACCGTGCTCAGCCTCGCCGGCGGCGTGGTCGCGCTCGCCTCGGGCCGCTTCTCGATGGGCCAGATCGCCATCCCGGTGGGCGTCGGCGTGGGCGCCGGCACCGGCGTGCCGATCGTCACCTCGACCGTCACCGCAACGATCTGA
- a CDS encoding lytic transglycosylase domain-containing protein, with amino-acid sequence MKTALLAAPLLTITLAAPLAGASPQGSPRTVQLITMGVPAPPRLPAAAGSDGTDRPDTPAVDEGAPLAEARPAALPASFSVHDLSRKWVQFQMAQTYGQVAPGETSPVDVSASGAAPPVAAAPGVSAEPTLEAIPVPAWMRGGLAFASAATRYTAGCYAGGYRPAGFLSAQAEIRRAGYYGMMSAIACQYGIPVGLFDAMIIRESRYNDRAVSPKNAYGLTQLMPGTAAGLGVDRYDIEQNLHGGARYLRSQLDRFGQVHLALAAYNAGPGRVRDGQVPRIAETQAYVDDILLNWRRLSGFTRTASVTGPSLPPTPTSPRFNGRSAIVSRF; translated from the coding sequence ATGAAGACCGCGCTCCTTGCTGCACCGCTGCTCACCATCACCCTCGCGGCCCCGCTTGCCGGCGCCAGCCCGCAAGGTTCGCCGCGCACCGTTCAGCTTATCACGATGGGCGTGCCGGCGCCGCCACGCCTGCCGGCCGCTGCGGGCTCAGATGGCACAGACCGCCCGGACACGCCCGCGGTGGACGAAGGAGCTCCGCTCGCCGAGGCACGTCCAGCCGCGCTTCCAGCCTCGTTCAGCGTCCATGATCTCAGCCGCAAATGGGTGCAGTTCCAGATGGCGCAGACCTACGGGCAAGTGGCCCCCGGCGAGACCTCGCCGGTCGACGTGTCGGCTTCCGGGGCGGCGCCGCCAGTTGCGGCCGCGCCCGGCGTTTCTGCCGAGCCGACGCTGGAGGCGATACCCGTCCCTGCGTGGATGCGCGGCGGACTGGCCTTTGCCAGCGCCGCAACCCGATACACGGCAGGATGCTATGCCGGAGGCTATCGGCCGGCCGGTTTCCTCAGCGCCCAGGCGGAGATCCGGCGGGCGGGCTATTACGGGATGATGAGCGCGATCGCGTGCCAATATGGCATCCCGGTCGGCCTTTTCGACGCCATGATCATCCGCGAAAGCCGCTACAATGACCGGGCCGTTTCGCCGAAAAATGCCTATGGATTGACCCAGCTCATGCCCGGCACGGCCGCGGGGCTGGGCGTGGATCGCTACGATATCGAGCAGAATCTGCACGGCGGCGCGCGCTATCTGCGCAGCCAGCTCGATCGCTTCGGCCAGGTCCATCTGGCGTTGGCGGCCTATAATGCCGGGCCGGGACGGGTGCGGGACGGCCAGGTGCCGCGGATCGCCGAGACCCAGGCCTATGTCGACGATATCCTCCTCAACTGGCGGCGCTTGAGCGGTTTCACGCGGACGGCCAGTGTTACCGGCCCATCGTTGCCGCCGACTCCAACATCGCCGCGTTTCAATGGACGCAGCGCGATCGTTTCGCGCTTCTGA
- a CDS encoding DUF983 domain-containing protein → MILPAFTRTPFDRRDRPAGAPPAQFIGPKRRDCALPETLGTAALRGVRGRCPRCGEAHLFYRFLKPVTICAHCGQDWSHQRADDFPAYVAIIVTGHLMAPLIIALARDFALSVTAMMAIIVPLALVLLLGLLQPAKGAIIALQWWWGMHGFEKERTTGVAEPGDDGP, encoded by the coding sequence ATGATCTTGCCTGCTTTCACCCGAACGCCATTCGATCGCCGTGATCGTCCGGCCGGCGCCCCGCCCGCCCAGTTCATCGGGCCGAAACGTCGAGACTGCGCTCTGCCCGAAACGCTGGGTACCGCCGCGCTACGCGGCGTGCGCGGCCGCTGTCCAAGGTGCGGCGAAGCGCACCTATTCTACCGATTCCTCAAACCTGTGACCATCTGCGCGCACTGCGGCCAGGACTGGAGCCATCAACGCGCGGACGACTTCCCGGCCTATGTGGCAATCATCGTGACCGGTCACCTCATGGCGCCCCTCATCATCGCGCTGGCCCGCGATTTCGCGCTCTCGGTCACCGCGATGATGGCGATCATCGTACCGCTGGCGCTTGTTCTGCTTCTTGGCCTGTTGCAGCCCGCCAAAGGCGCGATCATCGCGCTGCAGTGGTGGTGGGGCATGCACGGGTTCGAAAAGGAGCGAACAACAGGAGTGGCCGAGCCTGGGGACGATGGACCGTAG
- a CDS encoding sensor histidine kinase gives MSKYVRHLGSLVEDLLDIARIDQGKIALKKEHLLLQDLLTFAVEGSRHHIDAASHELIQDVAPEPIWLEADHARLAQVVGNLLTNAAKYTPAGGEIHLSARREEDQVRIEVADTGVGIPAEMQARIFDLFAQIDGSNQRTQEGLGIGLALVKQLVELHGGTITLKRSAPGEGSVFEVV, from the coding sequence ATGAGCAAATATGTGCGGCATCTCGGCAGCCTGGTCGAGGACCTGCTCGACATCGCACGCATCGACCAAGGCAAGATCGCGCTCAAGAAGGAGCATCTGTTGCTCCAGGATCTGCTGACCTTTGCCGTCGAAGGATCACGCCATCATATCGATGCGGCCAGCCATGAGCTGATCCAGGATGTCGCGCCTGAGCCGATCTGGCTGGAGGCCGATCATGCCCGTCTTGCGCAGGTCGTCGGCAATCTCCTCACCAACGCCGCCAAATACACGCCTGCGGGCGGAGAAATTCACCTCTCCGCGAGGCGCGAAGAGGATCAGGTCCGCATCGAGGTCGCCGATACGGGCGTCGGCATCCCGGCGGAGATGCAGGCCCGGATCTTCGATCTGTTTGCCCAGATCGATGGGTCCAACCAGCGCACGCAGGAAGGACTTGGGATCGGACTCGCGCTCGTCAAACAGTTGGTCGAGCTCCACGGCGGGACGATCACGCTCAAGCGCAGCGCGCCGGGAGAGGGCAGCGTTTTCGAGGTCGTCTGA
- a CDS encoding DsbA family protein produces the protein MNRRNFFARVLLAMVAFAGPAMPTAAQQPDLSRKAVIDDPVAPKRVASAYDVTVVEFFDYNCPYCRQTEAVLNALVAADPKVRIVYRDWPIFGPASREASRAAIASQWQGKHAAFHQTLMTSPGRLDNAGVKAAAARAKVDWPRLQRDLKTRGAEIDALLARTNAIAEAIGFNGTPALIVGSQVVAGAVDLPTLRRLVATARSKPGER, from the coding sequence ATGAACCGACGCAACTTCTTCGCTCGTGTCCTTCTGGCCATGGTCGCTTTCGCCGGGCCGGCGATGCCCACGGCTGCGCAGCAACCCGATCTGTCGCGTAAGGCAGTCATCGACGATCCCGTCGCCCCGAAGCGTGTCGCCTCAGCCTATGACGTCACCGTTGTCGAGTTTTTCGACTACAATTGCCCGTATTGCCGCCAAACGGAGGCGGTGCTGAACGCGCTGGTTGCGGCCGACCCGAAGGTTCGGATCGTCTATCGCGACTGGCCGATTTTCGGCCCCGCGTCGCGGGAAGCCTCACGGGCTGCAATTGCAAGCCAATGGCAGGGCAAGCATGCCGCTTTCCATCAAACGTTGATGACCTCACCGGGCCGGCTCGATAACGCTGGGGTCAAGGCTGCTGCCGCGAGAGCCAAGGTGGATTGGCCACGTCTGCAACGCGACCTGAAAACGCGCGGCGCAGAAATCGATGCGCTCCTTGCACGCACCAATGCCATCGCTGAAGCGATCGGGTTCAACGGGACGCCAGCGCTGATCGTCGGTTCGCAGGTTGTGGCCGGCGCAGTCGATCTTCCGACGTTGCGTCGGCTTGTCGCCACCGCGCGCAGCAAGCCAGGGGAACGCTGA